The Arachis hypogaea cultivar Tifrunner chromosome 16, arahy.Tifrunner.gnm2.J5K5, whole genome shotgun sequence genome contains a region encoding:
- the LOC112754892 gene encoding protein CLP1 homolog: protein MAMAHSGGASSSGVKQQVKLEKESNLRIEVGNDSPLCLRLLNGNAEIFGTELAPEIWLNFPPRLKFAVFTWYGTTIEMEGTTETDYTADETPMVSYVNVHAILETRRTRDKASSSGDSESSQGPRMIVVGPTDSGKSTLLRIFLSWAAKQGSKPTFVDLDIRQGSIMIPGCNAATPIEMHIDPIDGITLEMPLVYFFGHTTPSNNVELYKVLVKELRGMLERQFAGNTKSRASGIVMNTMGWIEGVGYDVINLRT, encoded by the exons ATGGCAATGGCGCACAGTGGTGGTGCATCGAGCTCAGGGGTGAAGCAGCAGGTGAAATTGGAGAAAGAAAGCAATCTCCGGATTGAGGTTGGAAATGATTCTCCTCTTTGCCTTCGTCTTCTCAATGGAAATGCCGAGATTTTCGGCACTGAGCTTGCACCTGAAATTTGGCTCAACTTCCCTCCCCGACTCAAATTCGCT GTTTTTACTTGGTATGGTACTACCATTGAAATGGAAGGTACTACTGAAACTGATTATACTGCTGATGAG ACACCAATGGTTAGCTATGTTAACGTGCATGCTATATTAGAAACCAGAAGAACTCGTGATAAAGCTTCATCCTCTGGTGATTCTGAATCTTCTCAG GGGCCTAGAATGATTGTTGTAGGACCTACTGACTCCGGAAAGAGTACCTTGTTGAGGATTTTTCTTAGCTGGGCGGCTAAGCAGGGTTCGAAGCCTACCTTCGTTGACTTGGATATTAGACAGGGATCTATAATGATTCCTGGATGCAATGCTGCTACTCCAATTGAAATGCACATTGACCCTATTGATGGAATTACTCTTGAGATGCCTCTTGTTTACTTTTTTGGCCATACAACTCCAAG TAACAATGTAGAATTGTATAAAGTGTTAGTCAAGGAGCTTAGGGGGATGCTAGAGAGACAATTTGCTGGAAATACCAAATCTCGTGCTTCGGGCATCGTGATGAATACCATGGGGTGGATAGAGGGAGTAGGCTATGATGTAATTAACCTTCGAACTTGA
- the LOC140180214 gene encoding protein CLP1 homolog, whose product MLIDVLKGEPKVDVVKLQRSGGVLSRNVKVHQKARTFRIREYFYGLLNDLSPHSNIANFSDLCVYRIGGEPQAPRSALPIGAEPVANPTRVVPVSINRDLLHMVLAVSFAKEPEEIISR is encoded by the exons ATGCTCATAGATGTCCTGAAGGGAGAGCCCAAAGTTGATGTTGTGAAACTTCAAAGATCTGGTGGAGTTTTATCCAGGAATGTGAAGGTCCACCAGAAGGCCAGAACTTTTAGGATAAGA GAGTACTTCTATGGCCTTCTTAATGATCTCTCTCCACATTCTAATATTGCTAATTTTAGTGACTTGTGCGTCTATCGTATTGGTGGTGAGCCACAGGCTCCTCGCTCAGCCTTGCCAATCGGAGCAGAACCTGTTGCTAACCCAACAAGAGTTGTTCCTGTGAGTATAAACCGTGATTTGCTCCACATGGTCCTTGCAGTCTCATTTGCCAAGGAACCCGAAGAGATCATTTCAAggtaa
- the LOC112757499 gene encoding protein CLP1 homolog — MVAVGILATVTVVIAREKESPRSREKRKCCLRCCLHRDRSAAATARGVTLLNGNAEIFGTELAPEIWLNFPPRLKFAVFTWYGATIEMEGTTETDYTADETPMVSYVNVHAILEARRTRAKASSSGDSESSQGPRVIVVGPTDFGKSTLSRMLLSWAAKQGSKPTFVDLDIGQGSITIPGCIVATPIEMPIDPVEGITLEIPLVYFFGHTTPSNNVELYKVLVKELGGMLERQFAGNTESRASGIVINTMGWIEGVGYDLLLHAIRTLKANVVLVLGQVEIYLIFIQ; from the exons atggtggcgGTGGGTATCCTTGCCACCGTCACCGTCGTTATCGCACGAGAGAAAGAGAGCCCGCGCTCGAGAGAGAAAAGGAAATGCTGTCTGCGTTGCTGCCTCCATCGCGACCGATCCGCCGCCGCTACTGCTAGG ggtgttacacttctcAATGGAAATGCCGAGATTTTCGGCACTGAGCTTGCACCCGAAATTTGGCTCAACTTCCCTCCCCGACTCAAATTCGCT GTTTTTACTTGGTATGGTGCTACCATTGAAATGGAAGGTACTACTGAAACTGATTATACTGCTGATGAG ACACCAATGGTTAGCTATGTTAACGTGCACGCTATATTAGAAGCCAGAAGAACTCGTGCTAAAGCTTCATCCTCTGGTGATTCTGAATCTTCTCAG GGGCCTAGAGTGATTGTTGTAGGACCTACTGACTTCGGAAAGAGTACCTTGTCGAGGATGCTTCTTAGCTGGGCGGCTAAGCAGGGTTCAAAGCCTACCTTCGTTGACTTGGATATTGGACAGGGATCTATAACAATTCCTGGATGCATTGTTGCTACTCCAATTGAAATGCCCATTGACCCTGTTGAAGGAATTACTCTTGAGATTCCTCTTGTTTACTTTTTTGGCCATACAACTCCAAG TAACAATGTAGAATTGTATAAAGTGCTAGTCAAGGAACTTGGGGGGATGCTAGAGAGACAATTTGCTGGAAATACCGAATCTCGTGCTTCGGGCATAGTGATAAATACCATGGGGTGGATAGAGGGAGTAGGCTATGAT TTGCTATTGCATGCAATTCGTACACTTAAGGCCAATGTTGTCTTAGTTTTGGGTCAGGTAGAAATCTACCTTATCTTTATCCAATAG